The following are from one region of the Thermoproteus uzoniensis 768-20 genome:
- a CDS encoding retroviral-like aspartic protease family protein, translating into MGHVWVDAVVANAEGTARKSVRALVDTGATLTVLPRSLADALGIKPHSISRVETGAGVVTMERGRAYVEIMGRGEVVPVLISDVADKVLIGVTTLEILELEVDPVTGRLKERALLLYTVVESGPRGRF; encoded by the coding sequence GTGGGCCACGTGTGGGTGGACGCCGTGGTGGCAAACGCCGAGGGGACCGCCCGCAAGTCGGTGAGGGCCTTAGTGGACACCGGCGCCACGCTGACTGTTCTGCCCAGAAGCCTCGCCGACGCGCTGGGCATAAAGCCCCACTCGATCTCTAGAGTGGAGACGGGCGCCGGCGTGGTCACGATGGAGCGGGGGAGGGCCTACGTCGAGATAATGGGCCGCGGCGAGGTCGTCCCCGTCTTGATCTCGGACGTGGCGGACAAGGTGCTCATAGGCGTCACCACGCTGGAGATCCTCGAGCTGGAGGTCGACCCAGTGACGGGGAGGCTGAAGGAGAGGGCTCTGCTTCTCTACACAGTCGTGGAGTCCGGGCCTAGAGGCCGATTTTAA